The following coding sequences are from one Paenibacillus sp. JDR-2 window:
- a CDS encoding carbohydrate ABC transporter permease, whose amino-acid sequence MPLTGKRGIRTTDIVLTLVMLLITLLCLLPLVNVVSLSFSGKSAAASGAVTLFPKDFTFYSYEYMFKDSRFFDAFGVSVKRVLLGGAINFVLTIMMAYPLAKERQEFRGRDIYMWVIVFTMMFTGGLIPWYMVVKSLHLTDTIWALVLPTAVPIFNVILLMNFFRGMPKEINESAKMDGAGPWRTLITIAVPLAMPAIATVTLFSIVSHWNAFFDGLILMNKQHNIPLQTYIQQLVVAPSITSSTRPEDLINFSQRTFNAAKIVVTMLPILIIYPFLQRYFVHGITLGSVKE is encoded by the coding sequence ATGCCGCTTACAGGCAAACGCGGAATCAGGACTACTGATATTGTTTTGACGCTCGTTATGCTGCTTATTACCCTGCTGTGTCTGCTCCCGCTTGTCAATGTCGTTTCGTTGTCTTTCAGCGGCAAGTCGGCGGCAGCATCGGGTGCAGTCACCTTGTTCCCTAAGGATTTCACTTTTTATTCCTATGAGTATATGTTTAAGGACAGCCGGTTTTTCGACGCCTTTGGCGTATCGGTTAAGCGGGTGCTGCTTGGCGGGGCCATTAATTTCGTGTTAACCATTATGATGGCCTATCCGCTTGCGAAGGAACGGCAAGAATTCCGGGGTAGAGACATCTACATGTGGGTTATCGTGTTTACGATGATGTTCACGGGCGGGTTAATCCCTTGGTACATGGTCGTAAAGAGCCTTCATTTGACGGATACGATCTGGGCGCTTGTGCTTCCGACGGCGGTTCCTATCTTCAACGTCATATTGCTGATGAATTTCTTCCGGGGCATGCCGAAGGAAATTAACGAATCGGCCAAAATGGACGGTGCGGGACCGTGGCGCACGCTTATTACCATCGCGGTGCCGCTTGCTATGCCGGCTATCGCTACGGTTACCTTATTTAGTATCGTTAGCCACTGGAACGCATTTTTCGACGGCTTGATTCTAATGAACAAACAGCATAACATCCCCCTGCAAACTTATATTCAACAGCTGGTAGTTGCGCCGTCCATCACGTCTTCCACGAGGCCGGAGGATTTGATCAACTTCTCCCAGCGGACGTTTAACGCCGCGAAAATCGTCGTAACGATGCTGCCGATCTTAATCATCTATCCCTTCCTGCAGCGTTATTTCGTTCACGGTATTACCCTTGGCTCCGTAAAGGAATAG
- a CDS encoding cupin domain-containing protein, whose amino-acid sequence MSATAVKEISPLVAALELKPHVEGGWYKEIWKANFEIPQAVLGEPYSGPRFAASSIYFLLHPGEFSDWHTVHSDELWLWHSGSPLMLTLGGTGENPEVRKEIIVGGDVANGQHPQALVPATEWQMARPLGDEPVLVSCIVAPGFHYDDFKLIERKF is encoded by the coding sequence TTGTCGGCAACGGCTGTAAAAGAAATATCCCCGCTAGTAGCGGCGCTTGAACTGAAGCCTCATGTGGAGGGCGGCTGGTACAAGGAGATTTGGAAGGCGAATTTTGAAATTCCGCAGGCGGTATTGGGCGAACCGTATTCCGGACCGCGCTTTGCGGCATCTTCGATTTATTTCCTGCTTCATCCAGGCGAGTTCTCGGATTGGCATACGGTCCATTCGGATGAACTGTGGTTGTGGCATTCCGGCAGCCCGCTTATGCTGACTCTGGGCGGCACGGGTGAGAACCCTGAAGTGCGCAAAGAAATTATTGTTGGAGGCGACGTTGCGAATGGCCAGCATCCGCAGGCGCTTGTTCCTGCAACCGAATGGCAAATGGCGCGTCCGCTTGGCGATGAGCCGGTTCTGGTGTCCTGCATCGTAGCTCCGGGCTTCCATTATGATGACTTCAAGCTGATCGAACGTAAATTTTAA
- a CDS encoding ABC transporter permease: MRDSKSTLHYHLMLAPGMILLVIFGIVPLFGMAIAFQDFIPVKGIWGSKWVGLENFKYMFELDDSKTIFFNTIFISVMKMLMNVLIPVSTALLLHEIVFNRLKRWMQTIIYLPHFLSWVILAGILTDMLSQNGIVNQVIKSITGEPIFFLGSNNWFPVVVVLSDVWKEFGFNTIIFIAALTAINPSLYEAASIDGAGRIRKIWSVTLPGILPTIILVSTLNIGNILNAGFDQIYNLYNPLVYESGDIIDTYVYRIGLVQYQYGLATAVGTLKSVVGFILIFVSYRLAARFAGYRIF, from the coding sequence TTGCGAGATTCCAAAAGTACGTTGCATTATCATCTGATGCTGGCGCCGGGCATGATCCTCCTTGTAATTTTCGGAATAGTTCCGCTATTTGGAATGGCGATTGCGTTTCAGGACTTTATTCCCGTCAAAGGGATATGGGGCTCCAAATGGGTTGGCTTAGAAAATTTTAAGTATATGTTCGAGCTGGATGACAGCAAGACCATTTTCTTCAATACGATCTTTATCTCTGTCATGAAAATGCTTATGAATGTGCTTATTCCCGTATCTACCGCGTTATTGCTTCATGAAATCGTCTTTAACCGGTTGAAAAGATGGATGCAGACCATCATTTATTTGCCGCATTTTCTCTCGTGGGTTATCTTGGCGGGAATTTTGACCGATATGCTTTCGCAGAACGGCATTGTTAACCAGGTAATAAAGTCCATTACCGGCGAGCCGATCTTCTTCCTCGGCAGCAACAACTGGTTCCCGGTTGTCGTTGTCTTGAGCGACGTATGGAAGGAATTCGGCTTTAATACGATCATCTTCATAGCGGCACTAACGGCAATAAACCCGTCGTTGTATGAAGCAGCCTCTATAGACGGAGCAGGGCGGATTCGCAAAATCTGGAGCGTCACGCTTCCGGGAATCCTGCCGACGATCATTCTCGTATCCACGCTGAACATTGGTAATATTCTTAACGCAGGCTTTGATCAAATTTATAACCTATACAATCCGCTGGTCTATGAGTCGGGAGACATTATCGACACCTATGTCTACCGTATCGGACTTGTACAATATCAATATGGTTTAGCGACAGCAGTGGGAACTTTGAAGTCGGTCGTTGGATTCATTCTTATCTTTGTTTCCTACAGATTGGCTGCAAGATTCGCGGGCTATCGCATTTTCTAG
- a CDS encoding family 43 glycosylhydrolase yields MQINNPILPGFWADPFILRDGEDYYLYPTKDSAGWMYEKFHVFHSKDLVNWDGPYLALDLNDVSWADKQAWAPGIAKYKGKYYMYFSAEAQIGVAVSDSPLGPFKDMLDRPLITRNQYHCQSIDADLFVDDDGQPYLLWGQGKCWIVPMEEDMTTFKSEPVQLSVQIHNSKGSDAAAGDIAVYNEGPHMQKRDGRYWLTWSNYDTRDPRYQIAYAFSDHILGPYEVPENNRMTLESVSAVGTGHASLTEFENEWYLIYHRLAEPETSVLRETCIGLVRFKDGQPYVDVDE; encoded by the coding sequence ATGCAAATTAACAATCCGATATTGCCCGGGTTCTGGGCAGACCCCTTTATCCTGCGCGACGGCGAAGATTACTATTTATACCCGACGAAGGACAGCGCCGGCTGGATGTACGAGAAGTTTCACGTGTTCCACAGCAAGGATCTCGTTAACTGGGATGGACCGTACTTGGCGCTCGACTTAAACGATGTCAGTTGGGCTGATAAGCAGGCTTGGGCTCCCGGCATCGCCAAATACAAAGGGAAATATTATATGTATTTCTCTGCTGAGGCGCAGATTGGCGTTGCAGTCTCCGATTCGCCGCTAGGACCGTTCAAGGATATGCTGGATCGTCCGCTGATTACGCGCAATCAGTATCATTGCCAATCTATCGATGCCGATCTATTCGTCGACGACGACGGGCAGCCGTATCTGCTGTGGGGACAAGGCAAGTGCTGGATTGTACCGATGGAGGAGGATATGACGACGTTCAAATCCGAGCCCGTGCAACTGTCCGTGCAAATCCATAACAGCAAGGGCAGTGATGCCGCAGCCGGCGACATCGCGGTATATAATGAAGGGCCGCATATGCAAAAGCGCGATGGCCGCTATTGGCTCACGTGGAGCAACTATGATACGCGCGATCCAAGATACCAGATTGCTTATGCCTTCAGCGATCATATTCTTGGTCCTTACGAGGTACCGGAGAATAACAGGATGACCTTGGAATCCGTAAGCGCGGTGGGTACAGGACATGCTTCTCTTACTGAATTCGAAAATGAATGGTACCTGATCTACCATCGGCTTGCCGAACCGGAAACGAGCGTGCTCCGTGAAACCTGTATCGGGTTGGTACGCTTTAAGGACGGTCAGCCTTACGTAGACGTGGACGAATAA
- a CDS encoding MFS transporter, whose amino-acid sequence MKPAEKLWTKNFILLACSNLFLFFGLEMLLPTLPLFADEKGGSGSQIGMMLGIFTFSAVVSRLLIGIGLKHFGKRKLLLIGVTICLIGMACYYAADSISALLALRVVHGFGFGIATALYGTLVSDAIPAERRGEGMGYFAMGNAVSFSIGPMLGLWLLDQYDYAGLFGAGVVFLAITLVLTLLVRQKSAQSVEIAAAEAAAAAELHAAGVKPSPWAEVIEPKVLVPSMLGSLVGFAFGGMLSFVTLFTKDIGITQTGYFFLVVAISEVLIRFISGPLFDRKGPFWVLFPTAILCMIGCVLLYYTDSMAMLLLAGVFYGAGFGAMFPALQAWVINLVQPERRGVATATYYNFFDIGIGLGSILLGVVVTATSYTTMFLLSGILYVIYLAVYFIYLSRQRARAQG is encoded by the coding sequence ATGAAACCGGCAGAAAAGCTCTGGACGAAAAATTTCATTCTGCTGGCGTGCTCTAACTTATTCTTATTCTTCGGTCTTGAAATGCTGCTTCCAACCCTTCCGCTCTTCGCGGATGAGAAAGGGGGTAGCGGCTCGCAGATCGGCATGATGCTGGGCATATTCACTTTCTCCGCGGTTGTCTCGCGTCTCCTCATTGGCATCGGGCTGAAGCATTTCGGCAAGCGCAAATTGCTCTTGATCGGCGTAACGATCTGCCTTATTGGCATGGCGTGTTATTATGCGGCCGACTCCATTTCGGCGCTGCTTGCGCTCCGCGTTGTTCATGGATTTGGCTTCGGTATTGCCACGGCACTATACGGCACGCTAGTATCCGATGCGATTCCCGCTGAGCGGCGGGGAGAGGGGATGGGGTATTTCGCAATGGGTAATGCCGTATCCTTCTCGATCGGGCCGATGCTTGGCTTATGGCTTCTGGATCAGTACGACTATGCCGGCTTGTTCGGAGCCGGAGTGGTCTTCCTCGCGATTACATTGGTGCTGACCTTGCTGGTTCGGCAAAAAAGCGCTCAGTCCGTCGAGATTGCCGCGGCTGAAGCGGCGGCAGCAGCGGAGCTTCATGCGGCAGGGGTGAAGCCTTCGCCGTGGGCTGAAGTTATTGAGCCTAAGGTGCTTGTACCTTCGATGCTGGGCTCGCTGGTCGGCTTTGCTTTTGGCGGCATGCTCAGCTTCGTAACGCTGTTCACCAAGGACATCGGCATAACGCAGACCGGCTACTTCTTCTTGGTTGTAGCGATCAGCGAGGTGCTGATCCGGTTTATAAGCGGTCCGTTGTTCGACCGGAAGGGACCGTTCTGGGTATTGTTCCCCACGGCGATCCTTTGTATGATCGGCTGCGTATTGCTCTATTACACCGATTCCATGGCTATGCTGCTGCTCGCCGGCGTATTCTACGGCGCGGGCTTTGGCGCGATGTTCCCGGCCTTGCAGGCATGGGTCATCAACCTCGTGCAGCCGGAACGCCGCGGTGTCGCAACCGCGACGTATTACAACTTCTTCGACATCGGAATCGGGCTGGGCTCGATTCTGCTCGGGGTAGTGGTTACCGCGACAAGCTACACGACAATGTTCCTGCTGTCGGGTATCCTATATGTTATTTATCTAGCTGTGTACTTCATCTACCTGAGCCGCCAGCGCGCGCGGGCTCAAGGGTAA